In Maridesulfovibrio sp., a single genomic region encodes these proteins:
- a CDS encoding aconitate hydratase: MGLNITEKIISAHLLSGEMEPGTEIGLRIDQTLTQDATGTMAYLQFEAMGIDKVQTELSVSYVDHNTLQMGFRNPDDHQYLRTVAAKHGVIFSPAGTGICHQLHLENFAKPGKTLIGSDSHTPTAGGLGALAMGAGGLSVALAMAGQPYSIPMPKVVRVELTGQLTGWAASKDIILHLLGLLTVKGGVGKVFEFGGEGVKSLSVPERAVITNMGAELGATTSIFPSDENTLEFLKVMGREEDWVELVADSDASYAETININLSELEPLVAQPHMPDRVVSVKSLAGLKVNQCAIGSCTNSSYSDLKTTALILDGHQLPAGVDLMISPGSKQVLKMLSTDGLIANFLDSGARLLECTCGPCIGMGGSPTSAGVSVRTFNRNFEGRSGTQDAQVYLASPQTAANLALAGEFTDPATWGTPPAKIAFPAEIPSIRHLFIFPPEDRSKVEIVRGPNIVPLETFSALPDSITSEIRLKVGDDITTDHILPAGAQITALRSNIPAISEYIFSRVDEGFVGRMKAADSGIILGGENYGQGSSREHAALGPRHLGVVAVIVKSLARIHRANLVNFGILPLVLSDKSDYERLSEGTSLTVDTTGITPGGEIAVTTADGLEIMVKNDLSEKELAIIKAGGLLNYVGKQL, from the coding sequence ATGGGTTTAAATATTACTGAAAAGATTATATCCGCTCACCTGCTGAGCGGAGAAATGGAACCGGGAACTGAAATAGGACTGCGTATAGATCAGACCCTGACTCAGGATGCCACCGGTACGATGGCTTACCTGCAGTTCGAAGCCATGGGCATCGATAAGGTTCAGACCGAGCTTTCCGTCAGTTATGTTGACCACAACACTTTGCAGATGGGCTTCCGCAACCCGGATGACCATCAGTACCTGCGTACTGTGGCGGCAAAGCACGGTGTTATCTTTTCCCCTGCAGGCACCGGTATCTGTCATCAACTGCATCTGGAGAACTTTGCCAAACCCGGCAAGACCCTGATCGGCTCCGACAGCCATACCCCGACAGCCGGGGGGCTCGGTGCTCTGGCTATGGGTGCCGGTGGACTCTCTGTTGCTCTGGCCATGGCCGGGCAGCCGTACTCCATTCCCATGCCCAAAGTCGTCCGGGTAGAACTTACCGGACAGCTGACCGGATGGGCCGCCTCCAAGGACATAATCCTGCATCTGCTCGGTCTGCTTACCGTCAAGGGCGGCGTGGGCAAGGTTTTCGAATTCGGCGGAGAAGGCGTAAAGAGCCTGAGTGTTCCCGAACGTGCCGTTATCACCAACATGGGTGCCGAACTCGGAGCAACCACCTCCATCTTCCCCAGTGATGAAAACACCCTTGAGTTCCTCAAGGTCATGGGCCGTGAAGAAGACTGGGTGGAGCTTGTTGCAGACAGTGATGCCTCCTATGCGGAAACCATCAACATAAATCTTTCCGAACTTGAGCCTCTGGTTGCACAGCCGCACATGCCCGACAGGGTGGTCAGCGTAAAATCTCTGGCCGGCCTTAAGGTCAACCAGTGTGCTATAGGTTCCTGCACCAACTCTTCCTATTCCGATCTGAAGACCACGGCGCTCATACTGGACGGACATCAGCTTCCCGCCGGAGTGGATCTTATGATCTCTCCCGGTTCAAAGCAGGTGCTCAAGATGCTTTCTACCGACGGTCTTATCGCCAACTTCCTTGATTCCGGCGCCCGCTTGCTGGAATGTACCTGCGGCCCGTGCATCGGTATGGGCGGTTCTCCGACTTCCGCCGGGGTCAGCGTCCGTACTTTCAACCGCAACTTTGAAGGACGCAGCGGCACTCAGGATGCACAGGTTTATCTCGCCAGCCCGCAGACAGCAGCCAATCTGGCTCTGGCCGGTGAATTCACCGATCCGGCAACCTGGGGAACTCCGCCTGCGAAAATAGCTTTCCCGGCCGAAATTCCTTCCATTCGCCATCTGTTTATCTTCCCCCCGGAAGATCGTTCCAAAGTGGAAATCGTGCGCGGCCCGAATATTGTTCCTCTGGAAACATTTTCCGCACTGCCCGACAGCATCACTTCGGAAATCCGTCTCAAGGTCGGTGACGATATCACCACTGACCATATTCTCCCGGCCGGAGCACAGATCACGGCTCTGCGGTCAAACATTCCTGCGATCAGCGAATATATCTTCAGCCGTGTTGACGAGGGATTTGTCGGACGCATGAAAGCCGCGGACAGCGGAATCATTCTCGGCGGAGAAAATTACGGACAGGGTTCCAGCCGTGAACACGCTGCTCTCGGACCCCGTCATCTGGGGGTTGTGGCGGTTATCGTCAAGTCTCTGGCCCGTATTCATCGTGCGAACCTGGTCAATTTCGGTATTCTGCCCCTTGTACTCTCCGACAAGAGCGATTACGAAAGACTTTCCGAAGGAACTTCACTGACTGTCGATACCACCGGAATAACACCCGGCGGAGAAATTGCGGTGACAACTGCCGATGGTCTCGAAATCATGGTCAAGAACGACCTTTCGGAAAAAGAACTGGCCATTATCAAGGCCGGCGGCCTGCTCAATTATGTGGGCAAACAACTGTAA
- a CDS encoding chorismate mutase: protein MPNFKKFDRNGAGAPRRTSLLDEIKELDARLLSIISRRNYLMGKAASKRRQKGLPLGDPDMERRIFETWSSESGNKKFDLKTARRVFEQLNNLAYAAVAKPENRKLSTYILSPPRKPVDVVFDGPCSISQSRLWIAMAAACGAEASLAPLCVNERITELVKAFNQAGGHLSWDGETVDCRPGEGLEFEDKLIFAGDDPMTLFLILAFGLKTTGKFKIAGGPVLKQFDTRPLAGILGKLGARLNTLDLHSHGLPARLECGGRMASSLDVDPEVPAEFIAALALAGWTYPQGITLRFASEWDSKGLLKDVVSVLESCGIKAVLSDTEFSVEPCSATKFPSSPEISLEPALCASLLAIPAFSDGKVTINGRWAQGTPAADDALQILTDAGMNVEIGKSSVTASKGETAVDRTFLFGKAEELFPVGLAFAINSRSECRVANISDQVMFEQGVELLERLGIRYERGETELTVMPGRLKWDEPWTAPTPFFGIALGLLAWMRPGISLDNPGDINELWPRYWTLYNGLPVIDGLKDPEVKKEDESKARRRIKID, encoded by the coding sequence ATGCCCAATTTTAAAAAATTTGATCGTAACGGTGCCGGTGCACCGCGCAGAACGTCCCTGCTCGACGAAATTAAAGAGCTGGACGCACGTCTTTTGTCCATTATATCCCGTAGAAACTACCTTATGGGTAAGGCCGCTTCCAAGAGAAGGCAGAAAGGACTTCCTCTTGGCGACCCGGACATGGAAAGGCGTATATTCGAAACATGGTCTTCAGAATCCGGAAACAAGAAATTCGACCTCAAAACCGCACGCCGTGTTTTCGAACAGCTGAACAACCTCGCTTATGCCGCAGTTGCCAAACCGGAAAACCGTAAGCTCTCCACATACATTCTTTCGCCGCCCAGAAAGCCGGTCGATGTTGTTTTCGACGGTCCGTGCTCAATTTCCCAATCCCGGCTTTGGATAGCCATGGCTGCTGCGTGCGGCGCCGAAGCCTCGCTTGCTCCCCTCTGCGTCAATGAGCGGATTACCGAACTCGTCAAGGCTTTCAACCAGGCCGGAGGTCATCTTTCATGGGATGGAGAAACGGTTGACTGTCGTCCCGGCGAAGGGCTTGAATTTGAAGACAAGCTCATTTTCGCAGGCGATGACCCCATGACTCTTTTTCTCATTCTCGCTTTCGGGCTCAAAACTACCGGTAAATTCAAGATTGCCGGCGGACCGGTGCTGAAGCAGTTTGATACCAGGCCCCTTGCCGGTATACTGGGTAAGCTCGGAGCAAGGCTGAACACTCTTGACCTGCACAGTCACGGACTGCCTGCCCGTCTTGAATGCGGAGGGCGTATGGCCTCTTCGCTTGATGTTGACCCCGAAGTTCCCGCAGAATTCATAGCCGCTCTTGCCCTTGCCGGGTGGACCTACCCGCAGGGGATTACCCTGCGTTTTGCGTCTGAATGGGACAGCAAGGGGCTGCTCAAGGACGTGGTATCTGTTCTTGAGTCATGCGGAATCAAGGCAGTGCTGTCAGATACCGAATTTTCAGTTGAACCCTGCTCTGCTACGAAATTTCCCTCCAGCCCGGAAATATCGCTTGAGCCTGCTTTGTGTGCTTCGCTGCTGGCTATTCCCGCTTTTTCAGATGGAAAAGTGACCATAAACGGACGTTGGGCGCAGGGAACACCTGCGGCGGATGACGCGCTGCAGATTCTTACTGACGCAGGGATGAATGTTGAAATCGGAAAATCATCCGTTACGGCGAGCAAGGGTGAAACCGCCGTTGACCGGACTTTCCTTTTCGGTAAGGCCGAAGAACTTTTTCCTGTAGGACTGGCTTTTGCCATCAACTCCCGCAGTGAGTGCCGGGTCGCCAACATTTCCGACCAGGTCATGTTCGAACAGGGGGTTGAGCTTCTTGAACGCCTCGGAATCCGGTATGAACGAGGTGAAACGGAACTTACCGTAATGCCCGGCCGCCTTAAATGGGATGAACCGTGGACCGCGCCGACTCCGTTTTTCGGTATCGCACTCGGTCTTCTGGCCTGGATGCGTCCTGGAATTTCCTTGGACAACCCGGGAGACATAAATGAACTCTGGCCCCGCTACTGGACCTTGTACAACGGTCTGCCGGTAATTGACGGTCTTAAAGATCCTGAGGTGAAGAAGGAAGATGAATCAAAAGCCAGAAGAAGAATCAAAATCGATTAG
- the sat gene encoding sulfate adenylyltransferase: MSKLVAPHGGKGLVCCLLEGAELAAEQKKAEGLKQIEISPRAKGDLIMMGIGGFSPLNGFMGKADWKGVCESFLMEDGTFWPVPVTLDTDDDSVKVGDEIALVYKGEAYATMKIEEKYEMTEDDKKWECEKVFKGEGEESADDVFWKIAMEDHPGVKMVMAQKKYNLAGPVKVLSEGEYPEKYAGVYLRPVETRAAFEEKGWSTVSALQLRNPMHRSHEFLAKISIEVCDGCLIHSLIGNLKPGDIPADVRVKAIDTLVEHYFVKDNVIQAGYPLDMRYAGPREGLLHATFRQNYGVNRMLIGRDHAGVGDFYGLFEAQEIFDKIPYATEACPEPGKALLCEPMKIDWTFYCYKCDGMASLRTCPHGKEDRVILSGTKLRKALSEGAEVPDHFGRDEVLVILRDYYENLTEKVEVKMQGAASGAAM; this comes from the coding sequence ATGTCCAAGCTCGTAGCCCCTCACGGTGGCAAAGGCCTCGTTTGCTGCCTGCTCGAAGGCGCAGAACTCGCTGCTGAACAGAAAAAGGCTGAAGGCCTGAAGCAGATTGAAATTTCTCCCCGTGCTAAGGGTGACCTTATCATGATGGGTATCGGCGGCTTCTCCCCCCTGAACGGTTTCATGGGTAAAGCTGACTGGAAAGGCGTTTGCGAAAGCTTCCTGATGGAAGACGGCACTTTCTGGCCCGTACCGGTAACCCTCGACACCGATGACGACAGCGTCAAAGTCGGTGACGAAATCGCTCTGGTCTACAAAGGTGAAGCTTATGCCACCATGAAGATCGAAGAAAAGTACGAAATGACCGAAGACGACAAGAAGTGGGAATGCGAAAAAGTCTTCAAAGGTGAAGGCGAAGAATCCGCTGATGACGTTTTCTGGAAAATCGCAATGGAAGACCATCCCGGCGTTAAGATGGTTATGGCTCAGAAAAAGTACAACCTCGCCGGTCCTGTTAAAGTCCTTTCCGAAGGCGAATACCCTGAAAAATACGCTGGTGTTTACCTGCGCCCCGTTGAAACTCGTGCAGCTTTCGAAGAAAAAGGCTGGTCCACTGTTTCCGCACTGCAGCTGCGTAACCCCATGCACCGCTCCCACGAATTCCTGGCAAAGATCTCCATCGAAGTATGTGACGGCTGCCTGATCCACTCCCTGATCGGTAACCTGAAACCCGGTGACATCCCTGCTGACGTTCGTGTTAAAGCCATCGACACCCTGGTTGAACACTACTTTGTAAAAGACAACGTAATCCAGGCCGGTTACCCCCTCGATATGCGTTACGCCGGTCCCCGTGAAGGTCTGCTCCACGCTACCTTCCGTCAGAACTACGGTGTAAACAGAATGCTCATCGGCCGTGACCACGCCGGTGTTGGTGACTTCTACGGTCTGTTCGAAGCTCAGGAAATCTTCGACAAGATCCCCTACGCAACCGAAGCTTGTCCGGAACCCGGCAAGGCTCTGCTCTGCGAACCCATGAAGATTGACTGGACCTTCTACTGCTACAAGTGCGACGGCATGGCTTCCCTGAGAACCTGCCCCCACGGCAAAGAAGACCGCGTAATCCTCTCCGGTACCAAACTGCGTAAGGCTCTTTCCGAAGGCGCTGAAGTTCCCGATCACTTCGGTCGTGACGAAGTCCTCGTTATCCTGCGCGACTACTACGAAAACCTCACCGAAAAGGTTGAAGTTAAAATGCAGGGTGCAGCTTCCGGCGCAGCCATGTAA
- the aprB gene encoding adenylyl-sulfate reductase subunit beta produces MPTFVNPEKCDGCKGGEKTACMYICPNDLMILDPEEMRAYNQEPEACWECYSCVKICPQGAIEARPYGDFAPMGGTSIPMRSAEDIMWTVKFRNGNVKRFKFPIRTTPEGSIKPYDGKPEPADLDSELLFTETELAKPKEVLGQKFDVTEADKTAAWKDLD; encoded by the coding sequence ATGCCGACCTTTGTCAATCCGGAAAAGTGTGATGGCTGTAAAGGTGGCGAAAAGACCGCCTGCATGTACATCTGCCCCAACGATCTTATGATCCTGGATCCCGAAGAAATGCGTGCTTACAACCAGGAACCTGAAGCATGCTGGGAGTGTTACTCCTGCGTAAAAATTTGTCCCCAGGGCGCTATCGAAGCTCGCCCCTACGGTGACTTCGCACCCATGGGCGGTACTTCCATCCCCATGCGTTCCGCTGAAGACATCATGTGGACTGTCAAGTTCCGTAACGGAAACGTAAAACGCTTCAAATTCCCCATCCGCACTACACCTGAAGGTTCTATCAAGCCTTATGACGGTAAACCCGAGCCGGCCGATCTCGACAGCGAACTCCTCTTCACCGAAACCGAACTGGCTAAGCCCAAAGAAGTTCTCGGACAGAAGTTTGACGTTACTGAAGCTGACAAGACCGCAGCTTGGAAGGATCTGGATTAA
- the aprA gene encoding adenylyl-sulfate reductase subunit alpha, whose product MPLLPIKEASKGVALAEPELIEQDVDILLVGGGMGNCGAAYEAVRWADKVGGDISIMLLDKAAMERSGAVAQGLSAINTYLGENDADDYVRMVRTDLMGLVREDLIFDLGRHVDDSVHLFEEWGLPCWIKKDGKNLDGAAAKAAGLSLRNGDPCVRSGRWQMMINGESYKCIVAEAAKMALGEDRYMERVFIVKMLLDANEPNRIAGAVGFSTRENKVYVFKCNAAVVACGGAVNVYRPRSTGEGMGRAWYPVWNAGSTYTMCAQVGAEMTMMENRFVPARFKDGYGPVGAWFLLFKAKATNYKGEDYCETNRAMLKPYEERGYAKGHVIPTCLRNHMMLREMREGRGPIYMDTATALQNTFANLSPAEQKHLESEAWEDFLDMCVGQANLWACQNIEPENSGSEIMPTEPYLLGSHSGCCGIWTSGPDEEWVPEDYKVKADNGKVYNRMTTVNGLFTCADGVGASGHKFSSGSHAEGRIVGKQLVRWVVDHKDFKPALKENAADLAKEIYQPWYTFEEGKSISTDPVVNPNYITPKNFMMRLIKCTDEYGGGVGTMYVTSKSLLHTGFKLLEMLEEDSKKLAARDLHELMRCWEQFHRLWTVRLHMQHIEFREESRYPGFYYRGDFMGLDDSKWKCFVNSKYDVEKGETVVFKKAYHQIIPN is encoded by the coding sequence ATGCCTCTTCTCCCTATTAAAGAAGCTTCTAAAGGTGTTGCTCTCGCAGAACCTGAGCTTATAGAACAAGACGTTGATATTCTTCTCGTCGGTGGTGGTATGGGTAACTGCGGTGCTGCTTATGAAGCAGTCCGCTGGGCTGACAAAGTAGGTGGCGACATCTCCATCATGCTGCTTGATAAAGCTGCTATGGAACGTTCCGGTGCTGTTGCACAGGGTCTGTCCGCAATCAACACCTACCTCGGCGAAAACGATGCTGACGACTACGTCCGCATGGTTCGTACCGACCTCATGGGCCTCGTTCGCGAAGACCTTATTTTCGACCTCGGCCGTCACGTTGATGATTCCGTACATCTTTTCGAAGAATGGGGTCTCCCCTGCTGGATCAAAAAAGACGGTAAAAACCTTGACGGTGCTGCAGCAAAGGCCGCTGGCCTCTCCCTGCGCAACGGCGACCCCTGCGTTCGTTCCGGCCGCTGGCAGATGATGATCAACGGTGAGTCCTACAAGTGCATCGTTGCTGAAGCTGCTAAAATGGCTCTTGGCGAAGATCGTTACATGGAACGCGTTTTCATCGTTAAAATGCTCCTCGACGCCAACGAACCCAACCGTATCGCCGGTGCTGTAGGTTTCTCCACCCGCGAAAACAAAGTATACGTATTCAAATGCAACGCAGCTGTAGTAGCCTGCGGTGGTGCTGTTAACGTCTACCGTCCCCGTTCAACCGGTGAAGGTATGGGTCGTGCATGGTACCCCGTATGGAACGCAGGTTCCACCTACACCATGTGTGCACAGGTTGGCGCTGAAATGACCATGATGGAAAACCGCTTCGTACCCGCTCGTTTCAAAGACGGTTACGGCCCGGTTGGTGCATGGTTCCTGCTCTTCAAGGCAAAAGCTACCAACTACAAAGGTGAAGACTACTGCGAAACCAACCGCGCAATGCTCAAACCTTACGAAGAACGCGGATACGCTAAAGGCCACGTCATTCCGACCTGTCTGCGTAACCACATGATGCTTCGTGAAATGCGTGAAGGCCGCGGCCCCATCTACATGGATACCGCTACCGCACTGCAGAACACCTTCGCAAACCTCTCCCCCGCTGAACAGAAGCACCTCGAATCTGAAGCATGGGAAGACTTCCTTGATATGTGTGTTGGCCAGGCCAACCTCTGGGCATGTCAGAACATCGAACCTGAAAACTCCGGTTCCGAAATCATGCCCACCGAACCTTACCTCCTCGGCTCCCACTCCGGTTGCTGCGGTATCTGGACTTCCGGTCCTGATGAAGAATGGGTTCCCGAAGATTACAAAGTCAAAGCTGACAACGGTAAAGTCTACAACCGTATGACCACCGTTAACGGCCTGTTCACCTGCGCTGATGGTGTTGGTGCTTCCGGTCACAAGTTCTCTTCCGGTTCTCACGCTGAAGGTCGTATCGTTGGTAAGCAGCTCGTTCGCTGGGTTGTAGACCACAAAGACTTCAAGCCTGCTCTGAAAGAAAACGCTGCTGATCTCGCTAAAGAAATCTACCAGCCCTGGTATACTTTCGAAGAAGGCAAGTCCATCTCCACCGACCCCGTTGTTAACCCCAACTACATCACTCCCAAAAACTTCATGATGCGCCTCATCAAGTGCACCGATGAATACGGTGGTGGTGTTGGTACCATGTACGTTACCTCCAAGTCTCTCCTGCACACCGGTTTCAAACTTCTCGAAATGCTCGAAGAAGATTCCAAGAAACTGGCTGCTCGCGACCTGCACGAACTCATGCGCTGCTGGGAACAGTTCCACAGACTGTGGACCGTTCGTCTCCACATGCAGCACATCGAATTCCGTGAAGAATCCCGTTACCCCGGATTCTACTATCGCGGCGACTTCATGGGTCTCGATGACTCCAAGTGGAAATGCTTCGTCAACTCCAAGTACGATGTTGAAAAAGGCGAAACCGTCGTCTTCAAGAAAGCATACCACCAGATCATCCCCAACTAA
- a CDS encoding FAD-dependent oxidoreductase, which produces MSNSILVVGGGFSGITAALEAAEVGHEVFIVEKAPYLGGRVMQLNKYFPKLCPPSCGLEIQFQRIKKNKNVKFFTLAEVESISGSKGNFEVKVRIKPRYVGPGSTDFTEVIAKLTNDVTDEFEFKLCDRKALYMDVPFAFPARYVLEKENCTDEDLKLLESVAAVDLKDEEKVITLNVGSIVYATGWKPYDVTKLSNLGAGTVKNCVSNMQMERLAAPSGPTSGKIVRPSDGAKPKNIAFVQCAGSRDENHLNFCSYICCMASLKQAAYVRDLYPDAKVTIYYIDLRTPGRYDKFAKRILSDDKINAVKGKVAEIAETSGGNVLVTVEDAVTGIKAQNEHDLVVLATGMQPSLAGTPVPSGVQVDDQGFIVGGEEQGIFAAGCAKQPLDVMKTAQSGTAAALKAIQTVIGR; this is translated from the coding sequence ATGTCAAATAGCATACTTGTCGTTGGCGGCGGGTTCAGCGGAATAACCGCTGCTCTCGAAGCCGCTGAAGTAGGCCATGAAGTCTTCATCGTGGAGAAGGCGCCGTATCTGGGTGGCCGGGTGATGCAGCTGAATAAATACTTTCCGAAGCTGTGTCCTCCTTCCTGCGGTCTGGAGATTCAGTTTCAGAGAATCAAAAAAAACAAGAACGTTAAGTTCTTTACCTTGGCTGAAGTGGAATCCATCAGCGGTTCCAAGGGTAATTTTGAAGTCAAGGTCCGCATCAAACCCAGATATGTCGGTCCCGGCAGCACAGATTTTACCGAAGTCATCGCCAAACTGACCAATGACGTCACTGATGAATTCGAATTCAAGCTCTGCGACCGCAAAGCCCTTTACATGGACGTACCCTTCGCATTTCCCGCAAGGTATGTTCTTGAAAAGGAAAACTGCACCGATGAAGACCTCAAACTCCTCGAGTCCGTCGCAGCTGTCGACCTTAAGGACGAGGAAAAGGTCATCACCCTCAACGTCGGTTCCATTGTATACGCAACCGGGTGGAAGCCTTACGATGTAACCAAACTCTCCAACCTCGGTGCCGGCACCGTCAAGAACTGTGTTTCCAACATGCAGATGGAAAGACTCGCAGCTCCCAGCGGCCCCACCAGTGGAAAGATTGTACGTCCCTCGGACGGTGCAAAACCCAAGAACATCGCGTTCGTACAGTGTGCCGGTTCTCGCGATGAAAACCATCTTAATTTCTGCTCCTACATATGCTGCATGGCTTCGCTCAAGCAGGCCGCATATGTCCGCGATCTGTACCCCGATGCCAAGGTCACCATCTACTACATCGACCTGCGTACTCCGGGACGCTACGACAAGTTCGCAAAGCGCATTCTTTCCGATGACAAGATCAACGCCGTCAAGGGCAAGGTTGCCGAAATAGCAGAAACTTCCGGAGGCAACGTGCTTGTCACCGTTGAGGACGCTGTTACCGGCATCAAGGCTCAGAACGAACACGACCTCGTTGTCCTGGCCACGGGTATGCAGCCCAGCCTCGCAGGCACCCCGGTTCCTTCCGGCGTGCAGGTTGACGACCAGGGCTTTATTGTCGGCGGAGAGGAACAAGGCATTTTCGCTGCAGGGTGTGCAAAACAGCCGCTGGATGTCATGAAGACAGCCCAGTCCGGTACCGCTGCCGCTCTCAAAGCGATTCAAACGGTGATAGGGAGGTAA